The Prunus dulcis chromosome 5, ALMONDv2, whole genome shotgun sequence genomic sequence CAAACTGTGATTTGTAAGAACAAGAATCGTCTTCTTCTAAAGAACGGAAAACAGTGTCCTTAACCATCTGACTTTTTTGTATGCGCATATATTGAAGCTTTTAGTTTCTTTCCGTACTCATTCATTTGTGGAACAAATTGTTTTATTGAATGGCAGAGTCTAGAGCTATCACAGCATATGTGGCTGAGAAATTCAAGGACACTGGTGCCGATTTGATTAGGCACAACAACCTGAAAGAGGCTGCATTAGTGAAGGTCTGGACAGAAGCGGAGTCTCAGAACTTCAACCCTGCAATCTCTGCCATTGTCTTCCAACATTTGGTGGCGCCAATATACGGCATGACACCAGATCAAGCGGTCATCGACGCCAACCTCGAGAAGCTTGCGAAAGTGCTGGACGTGTACGAGGCTAGGCTGAGTAGCACCAAGTACTTGGCTGGTGATTTCTATAGCCTTGCTGACCTAAACCACCTTCCCTACACTCATTATTTCATGAAGACTCCATGGGCTTCGTTGGTCAATGAGCGCCCCCATGTTAAGGCTTGGTGGGAGGACATTTCTTCTAGGCCTGCTTTCAAGAAGGTGGCTGAGGCCATGACCATGGGACAGAAGTGAATGAATAATGGAAACCAGAAAACTCCTActaggtttagggtttaatgGATATTTGGAGGGAGGCAGACTAGaaatctctctctgtctctctctctactgGAATAACCAATAACATTATTGTGGGGTTGCTCTTGTTGAATAATCCATTATGAGATGACACTATATTTTTGGGCttaatattgtttttgtttttatgtttgctTTGGGCTGGGTTCTGTTTACAAATTAATATTCAATGGTGGTCTCTGCAAACCCTTGTTTCTCATAACACCCAACCCagaccattttatttttctctttctctggaCACCCGCAATGTTTTAAAATATACCAAAGCTaaccttctttcttctttaaaactataaataaaaatcattttaaaCTTCaactaagaaaagaaaaaaaaaagatcaagAAGCCGCAGCCGCCATGgtgaccaaaaaaaatcactgGCAACCTCCAATTTGGATTACTAATGGTACCTTATAAACAGTAGTAACTTGCAGATATGAACTTAACTAAGTTGGTTAGAGTGGATGTACTCCCCCACCTTTTTCACCGAATtcgaaaataataattataaacaGTAGCAACTTTCACAGATGCACCCCTAAGTTTTAATGGGCCTTTGATTGTATCCAATGCATTTTTGTGGCTCAATTACACTTTGCATCTCTATGGCTTTTGGGGCCTGTAACAGTTTGGTTCCAATCTTTTAAAATTGGCAGAATTAAAACAACCATTAAAATTGCAAATACACCGTGCCCTGTTCGTCCAACAAGGTATTATTTTTGAGAAGGCACTTGGTGGGGTGATACTTTGCCACAACAAAACATCAGTAAGAATAATTCTGAACCTTGATCAATTAATTTATCACCTTAACAACTCTTTATTTACTCTGAAATATTATTTCTCCATATTCTTGCTAGCAAAATGCATGCATGGAAGCAATGCTATGGGTATACTTTTCAAAGAGTCGACCTAAAATGGATTGGTAATCCATTAAGCATATATGATAATCATTTACAATAAGAGTTGCTTCAGACCATACTTTTCTCATCAGGGGGAGTTTGTAGGGGAAACACTCACACAAGCCTCTCTACCAATGCACCATACACGTGCTCGACTTGGTGTTGCCGTCACAGGGCTGTCTTTAGCCACACTGTACGTAAATTCTAAGTCGATACTACTCAAAGTCGAATTGGAATGTCGGCGATCCCCCTTGTTCCCATCAATGAATGAGTATCTAATGTTTTGGCCAGCCATTGAAGAGTTATGGCTGATATTAATCCATGGAAAGTAACTTGATGCTGTAAATGAATTGGGATTGTTCAAAGCATCTTCTTGCAAAACATCTCCTACTCTAGACAGTATGCTGAAAGCCAAGTTTCCAAGTACTCGAGAATATGCTTCCATAATTGAATGCCCAACATCCTGTAGAAATTAGGAAGGTGACCAAAATTTATCATGCTTCTGCAAGTTTATGATAATGCAACATGATGATCAATGTTGATTTTCCAATCAAATAGTCAAGCTTTTATCTAATGGATAGTTTTGAAGCTTACCTTGCCATATTGGATTTTTGTAACATCAAGAAAAGTTTGGGGAAGGTTGGGATATCTGGTTTTCAGCTGTTGTAAAAGTACTTCTGCTCGGTCCAATAGTGACTCCACCTTATCAATCTCAGACAACGGGTCCTTAATGAAGGACCAAGATGTTCGAACAGGAGATTTACCGCTAACTTGTTCTGtaattctttctttccaaGAAAATACAGCAGCTTCCAGCCTGTTAATGACCTCAAGGGCATTGTGTTCAGATTTTAGGTTAAGTGAATTGACCATTTCCTCAGCTGAGTTTGTTTCTGCAGTTAAGACCTTGTATAGTTCCTCACCAAGGCTTGCTTTTCCAGACTTAATAcatgaaaagaaatataattatgACCAACTCAACAAGGTCTACTCAGTCAAAAAGGAAGAAtctgcttctttttccttcaaagtTACTTTGTGGAACAAGCTACAAGGTTAGTTCATCCTGCTAGTTAATCTACTGTTTAATCACCATCCTTTATAGGAAAAGAACAATATAGAGTTTGTTTTAGAAGTTGAGATGGGAACTACTCTGCACCAAAGCTTAGCAATATGTTGACTCAATGTCTTCATATGTATGAGTTAAACTAAAACCAGCCCATACTGAATTGATCATCACAATGATCAGAAGAGCATAATATGTATAATTATCAAGCACATGATGATTTTTACTCGGATTAGCTTTTGATTTtcccaaattaaaaaatttgatatgTTGTAAGTAATTAAGAATGCTCtgataggaaaaaaaaagcttcATTACCTTCGGAAGTGCATCCCTGACAACAGTTGGCACAGGCATTTCAAGCAGAACACTTTCATTGATGGATCTGGCAGCCTTGAATACTTGATGAACCACCCTACCCTGATTGAGCAATTTCTGTTTTGCTGTATCAGACAGCCCAGTAGCTTGTACTTGGGGTGCTGGAAGCCACCATCTCTTGCTCTGACGTGAAACTTTGTTCCTTCCTTCTGCCCGGCTACCACCTTCTGCATACCAAAACTCAGTATTGACCATTGACTCAAGTGTCTCCTGAAAAATTGAAGATTAATAAGGGGAACACAAGTTAATAGTTAaagtgcaaaaaaaaaaaacattaaaaaaatagaagttCCATTCCATGGATATTGTTGGCATTGAAGAGACCACCTACAATAAGCATGGAGTCCAACTTCTGAAGAGCTGGAAGATTCATGTGTATGTCTCCACGGGCTTTTGGGGTCATAATCTGCAGAAATAAGAATCAGTCACAAATCTCATCATCCTGTATTACATGTGACGACTCAATATAAACACAACTGAACTGAAAGGTACCTCTAACATCCGACCATTTGCACCATTTTGCTTAGCAGGAACCAGCTCAACCATATAGTTCGTAGGGGAGAGCAACCAGTCCATTTCTCTTCGCCATttgctttttctctcttcagGTAGTGGTTCCAGTTTCCACAGCTCTCCAAAAACTGTTGCTGCAAGTGCAATTTTATGCCCATATCAATGTGATGAAAACATTCTGTATCAATTATGAAGACAATTTATGCCAATAATTTTGATGAGTATGTTGGTTGTTCTTAATGAATGTCAATCTCATGAGCCACATGAATAGACAATATTGTATCGTAATATGTCCTATTGAGTATTCTACCATTTTCTTTCTACACCAGTACAAAATCATGGGAAAACATATCAAGGTTACGAAGATCCCTTTTTCCGCTGGTGAGAGAAGCAAATATAAAGCAAACCTGCTAGATTTGTGATGGCATTTGACAGTGCTACTGCTGTGCTGAGGCCCTTGTATCCTCCTGTGACATCTTCACCTAATAACAGCTTTGaaaatttttctttcatttcctCCACGTCTGAATTCTGAAGAACATAAGATGGTTTTTCTTTGACATAGAAATGGTTGGGGCTGTCTAAGGTCTCCCATTCATCCAGTCTTTGTTCATCTCTGTTCACTGTCAACCATTTTGAAGAGAATGATCCAAAAGCATCTTTCCCTGAAGAACAGGTTGAAGCATCATCATCCAGTGAGTCAGTTGCAAACCCATCTCCTCTGCTTGTTGTGCTTTCATTTTCGAGAGATTGGCCGTTGAGAATGCAATTTTCAAGTCCATTGTATGTCATTATCCCTGAAAGGTTCAAGTTTCATCTCATCAGAGACGTGCAACTAAGCAGTAGAAGAGGATAAAAAGACACATGAAATTGGAGTAatatgcttgaatttttttcttggtaCAACTAAAACATAGCTTTTGagcagaaaaaaagaagcaaaatgtCAGCTACAAGTTTGGTAACGAAGAAGCTATGATATGAGTTTAGTCACTACATAAGCTATGATAATGCAGGTTCCATAAGAAAAATGGAAGCATGATgacttcttgttctttttaaaataGGAATTGTCTCTAACTAATCCTCAAATCTTTTGTGCAATGTAATGTTCTAAGCAGCAGACAGATAGGACGAATCATGTCAGGTAAACTTCTATCCAGAtacaactcttttttttcccctgtTTGAAACCATAATTCAGAAACCATTCCTTAAATGTTCCATCGGTATGTTTAAATGGGCGTGCAAAAATATCCAGATCCCAAGCCTATTCAGTAATAATTCCTTAGAAACTATTTGTCTGTCCAGTCTGGTAGCCTATTGTTGAGTTACTTCCCATCAGAGAGAGTAGTGGATCCAGGAATTTTTCTTCATGGAGGCGAGATTAAGAAGCTATCAGTCCTCATGCAGGTTAACTGCAGTGGCCTATCATTCATCCATTGATTTACTCTTTAGGAAATTCGGTTGCCACTGCAAGGCATTTTGTCAAACAACTTCCTTTAAgtaacaaaaccaaaaaatcaaaggcCAAACACCTAAAATGTATggaaagataattaaatttGTGGGGTCACTTGACCCCTTTTGCCCCTTAGTGAATCCACCACAGGAATTAGGTACAATTTTGGAAGAGATGGCAAAGAAATCTACCTTTGATCACTGTTCAAATTTTAATAAGAACAAAGATTCTAATTAAAAGTAGAAACTTCCCAAATAATACAAATTGGAGCAAAGCAGCAAGGAACCTTCCCAGAACCATCCAAAATAGACTGATAGGTGTTCTTTGGCTTGAAAATATTCTTTTCTGAACAGCCAGGTTAAAGAAAACATGGCCTGCTTAAGATggtaattataatttatctaTCAGTACGTTTCTCTTAACCATAGTGTGGTGGTGGTTGAGATTCTAACCTGGCGATGGTTTTCATAATGAAAACACAATGAAagaatacatataaaacctGGAAGGAGATCATTGATCAACGGAGGAAATAAAATCCCTACCAAATATTGCATTAAACTTTTCAGATGAAAAGTCATGCATACAAAGACGACTTTTGTGTGTCCCACTTACTTAAGTCATTGTCTCATTCAGTGGACACTACCATATATTGCTGGGTCCACCCATTTCAATCAAATAATTAGGGTCATGAAATTTTGGGGTCCTATTGATATATCACAGTCACTTCAGTTATGATATCTCTATCTTATTTTGAAcgcacaaaaaagaaagataaaaagaaacaaagaaagaagattctttccATGCTAAAACAAAGCCAAAAGGTTCAAAGTATGAGGCAAAGAGCCCCATGTAGTTTGCATGTAAGAAAATACGCAAACCCATAAGCAGGCCCACTTACAGTACCTTTTGCCATGAAAATACAGACATTGATATCtcatctttaatttttatagcTACCTTCACTTGACATGATCCTAACATTAACTATCATTACCTACTGGCCTTCAAATTTCAAGATTCAAATAGAAATgcgacaataaaaaaatagaaaaatgctGAGAAGACCACATTTATGTTACTCCTTCAAAAGTTCATGATCAAAGAATACCAAagaaataaactaaaaatacatgaatagtgttcagaaaaaaaaaaaacaaaaacaaaaatgaatagtGAAAATGCATTTGGTCTTCACTTCCAGGTGACAAGAACATTAAAGTCTACCAATGGTACCATAAATTTTGCATGCAGTACACAACTGGTTGGGCCACTCATGCAAAACCCAGCTTTTCAATCcgccaaaataaaaactaaaaaaacaaaatatacagCCTGCACCCATGTGGTAGGAAGTAGGTGCATTAGACATGACAAATAAAAGcctaaaaatttccaaaattgcACAATTTGTTTGTCATATACTGCCTACTAAAGTGACTATATACCTTAAATCACGGCACAATTGAATAATCATAACAATAATGGAAAATAACTACTCCcataaaatattgaaaaataaaatattttaaaaacttaCTCTCTTGCTCATCAAAGTCGATGCTAATCTCTCTGTCCCGGGTGCAACAAGCAAGCCCTCTCCTCATCCTTGCTAATCCCTTTTTTATCTTCTTGTTATTGAAAATACCAAACACTGATTCCGAAGTATGCTCAAGCAACAAAAGCTGAGGCACCACGCTCTATACATATCAATCATTCCCAATCAAGAACAAAATGTATTAGAATCCACTAAATTATACCcgttataaaaataaaataaaaattaagcaTTACTAGATAGATGCATAAGTGAGTTAGGCGAGTTCGCTAGGGTACATCCAAGTTTGAATCTCTGACTCCGTcaattagattttaaaaaaacattggtAGATAGGCATTATTGAATTTATACTGGGACTCAATATGACTTTGAAAGGCCAATACCCAGTCTCGAGTGTCAACTCTTATAATTGCCTAGAGTCTTTAGATCACTTCACTAAGATGTGtattatgtatgtatgtgcatatttaattagttatttaAGATTTAACACACACTAAGCTCGCTTAAGCACGAGCTGCTTAGAGAGACCataacatatatttatatata encodes the following:
- the LOC117628861 gene encoding rop guanine nucleotide exchange factor 14 isoform X1 translates to MRRGLACCTRDREISIDFDEQERIMTYNGLENCILNGQSLENESTTSRGDGFATDSLDDDASTCSSGKDAFGSFSSKWLTVNRDEQRLDEWETLDSPNHFYVKEKPSYVLQNSDVEEMKEKFSKLLLGEDVTGGYKGLSTAVALSNAITNLAATVFGELWKLEPLPEERKSKWRREMDWLLSPTNYMVELVPAKQNGANGRMLEIMTPKARGDIHMNLPALQKLDSMLIETLESMVNTEFWYAEGGSRAEGRNKVSRQSKRWWLPAPQVQATGLSDTAKQKLLNQGRVVHQVFKAARSINESVLLEMPVPTVVRDALPKSGKASLGEELYKVLTAETNSAEEMVNSLNLKSEHNALEVINRLEAAVFSWKERITEQVSGKSPVRTSWSFIKDPLSEIDKVESLLDRAEVLLQQLKTRYPNLPQTFLDVTKIQYGKDVGHSIMEAYSRVLGNLAFSILSRVGDVLQEDALNNPNSFTASSYFPWINISHNSSMAGQNIRYSFIDGNKGDRRHSNSTLSSIDLEFTYSVAKDSPVTATPSRARVWCIGREACVSVSPTNSP
- the LOC117628298 gene encoding glutathione S-transferase F13-like, whose amino-acid sequence is MALKLHGLPLSTCTGRVLTIFHEKSLDFELVPVNLPAGEHKQPAFLTKNPFGQIPVLEDGDLTLFESRAITAYVAEKFKDTGADLIRHNNLKEAALVKVWTEAESQNFNPAISAIVFQHLVAPIYGMTPDQAVIDANLEKLAKVLDVYEARLSSTKYLAGDFYSLADLNHLPYTHYFMKTPWASLVNERPHVKAWWEDISSRPAFKKVAEAMTMGQK
- the LOC117628861 gene encoding rop guanine nucleotide exchange factor 14 isoform X2, whose protein sequence is MRRGLACCTRDREISIDFDEQERIMTYNGLENCILNGQSLENESTTSRGDGFATDSLDDDASTCSSGKDAFGSFSSKWLTVNRDEQRLDEWETLDSPNHFYVKEKPSYVLQNSDVEEMKEKFSKLLLGEDVTGGYKGLSTAVALSNAITNLAVFGELWKLEPLPEERKSKWRREMDWLLSPTNYMVELVPAKQNGANGRMLEIMTPKARGDIHMNLPALQKLDSMLIETLESMVNTEFWYAEGGSRAEGRNKVSRQSKRWWLPAPQVQATGLSDTAKQKLLNQGRVVHQVFKAARSINESVLLEMPVPTVVRDALPKSGKASLGEELYKVLTAETNSAEEMVNSLNLKSEHNALEVINRLEAAVFSWKERITEQVSGKSPVRTSWSFIKDPLSEIDKVESLLDRAEVLLQQLKTRYPNLPQTFLDVTKIQYGKDVGHSIMEAYSRVLGNLAFSILSRVGDVLQEDALNNPNSFTASSYFPWINISHNSSMAGQNIRYSFIDGNKGDRRHSNSTLSSIDLEFTYSVAKDSPVTATPSRARVWCIGREACVSVSPTNSP